In the Acidobacteriota bacterium genome, GGGCAGAAGGTTGAATGTCGTGCTCGCGGAGGCGCGCGACGATTTCTTCAACGCTTGGATTCTGTCCAGCTTTCATTGGTTTCTAAAACCAATATAGGACTCGTCGCGGGCGGTGACAACCTCGATTAACGGAACCATATCATCCCCGATGGCGAAAATCCTCCGCTCTTGGAAAACCCCACCGCAACAAGCTTGCGCGACGTGCCGCAGCAACGGGAGGCGGCGCCTGCGGCGAGCCGCGCGCTTTGACTAGGTCTGGTAGATCACAGGACGATAGCGAGGTTCAGGGATTGTTCCCCCGGCTTCCCTGGCAGCAGCAAGCCATGCGTCCCGTGCAATCGTTACCTCACGTAACGCCTCCTCAGGCGTCTGACCGAATGCGGAGCATGCCTCCAGATCCGGGATGTCAGCGATCCATCCCTCATCTTCGTCGCTGTAGAACAGGTTGATGTGGTAGTCACTCATCGTCGTTTCTCTCGAGATTGTAACGCTCCACGACTCTCAGAAACTGCCGAAGCTGATAGGGCTTAGCTTTTCCGTGAACTTTCTGAAGATTTAAATGAGCTCCCGCGGCCGCATGTCGGTAGATGTGATGGCTTCCATTCACACGCTTCAACTCGAACCGAATGCTTCGACGAGCCGCTGCAGATCGGAGAACCTGACGTTCGCCAGGTTTCCATCGATCAACCTCCGCAACAGCACTTCATTCTTCATTTTGCCGGAATGGGATCCGAAGCCGGTCGCATAAGATCGATCCGCCCCGGCAGGGGCGGTCAGAAAGTAGCGCGGGGCAAGGCCGGCGCCGCAGGCGACGGCCGCAGCCCCGGGACTGACGTCACGCACACAATCGAGCCCCGGAGGGGCGACAGATTTCGCCCACCCACCAGTTCCTGCCCAATCGAGAGGTCAAGATCGATCCGCCCCTGGCAAAGGGCGGTCAGAAAGTAGCGCGCGGGCGGGTTCCGGCGCGCCCCGGCAGTCGGGACGAACTACTACTTGGCAAAGATGAGATAGATCTGGCCGTCGAGCGCCTCCATCT is a window encoding:
- a CDS encoding type II toxin-antitoxin system HicB family antitoxin, producing MSDYHINLFYSDEDEGWIADIPDLEACSAFGQTPEEALREVTIARDAWLAAAREAGGTIPEPRYRPVIYQT